A single genomic interval of Zingiber officinale cultivar Zhangliang chromosome 4A, Zo_v1.1, whole genome shotgun sequence harbors:
- the LOC121972028 gene encoding uncharacterized protein LOC121972028, with amino-acid sequence MGNKKRNPSQRPTRHPPDSSVAVVADVSLALSSPVSDDGPRSVDAAESAVVKVECERALTTLHRGNHTKALRLMKEAAARHEGSALLHRVHGTVAAKFAALLDDPGAKLRYLRAAIDSARRAVTLSPTSIEFAHFYASLLFDAATDGCGYEEVVQECERALSIADPVDPAKESLQDESQQKLPTPEARVAHIRQELRALIQKSNIASISSWMKNLGNGASGEERFRLIPMRHISEDPMEVRLVQTARRPNEIKKATKTPEERRKEIEVRVAAARIIQQKSSNSPVSSQEEDGRPGSDFSTSSSSAHRLAERRKLNSKKVISSDDRMDLVRAYWNSMSFERQLDFLVVNIPDLKMHFASSPKDNLGVDILNEALAFVESSGMWKFWACCRCDEKFTDCHAHIQHTALEHISNLSTKLQSVMPREVDGEWIEMLLNGNWKPIDADLAVKMLKEEQSKQQSLIKDADSDSGCKDKECSPEYWTAKENSDSSSSPQHGEISEQDIPNDFSSEGNFSEMNDLIDISRRWPLSHDAERTKLLGRIQVMFQTLVKHKSLSVSHMNKVIQYAVEEIQAFQSGSLLLNHALDQSPVCIFFLDALHLEKILKFLKELSQGSGRYSDKDTTASDADSNEQGTEVPDDVSLSFNSCTLSLDGCFLRKKPDIHLENSGVDEAVNRIPDSNIFLPWLFAGPSISEQLSSWTRMREEKARQGLEILQMLEKEFYPLKSLCERKCEHLSYEEALQAVENLCFEELKRREQGVKLASQSYEAILRKRQKELMERENDEMLDGCRFELEVISNVLKEAQVLNVSQFGYDEALCSAGSRMCDLNCDEGDDWRVHDYLQQTDTCIGIAIQRQKEQLSVELNKIDARIMHNVSGMQRLEVKLGPASAMDYRTVILPLIKSFIRFHLEDLVDRDAREKSDAAREAFLAELAQDAKKNANKGNDTKHAHEKSKEKKKNKDYRKSKDQKSVGYIDQSSDHQDTTEQSESVVYGVTLEHDVVVSSGDYLTQKEEEFKLRVELEAEERKLEETLEYQRRIEDETKQKHFAEQSKVNAVAYLNNQTDGAFVVNSVANLNYDSRLQNKTVPTFVEGTEFGEFHFFEANMHYDNPNMRFKQRNKSGTADQIDVGQQRSINDNSEKYNESCIDRMQAFDDYKDFPLKVGLQVNGIEKSVTNRTFSNSNSFQNIKKTSSQSHTKHKQGSAGTLYDGFLPLEQSKAKQVSKHNITRELPEGNERAFPFSKENRLLARCQNELYKQDNAAGQNEVRSAGQFQDVDEQRFQEELKQAVRESLEGNDYVVSATETGSISSQKEVLGTGLRNAVGEYNCFLNVIIQSLWHLRRFRDEFLKKSSVHGHVGDPCVVCALYDIFTDLRNASEGGLSDAVAPTSLRIALSNLYPDSKFFQEGQMNDASEVLSVIFDCLHKSFKVHSGDNDAGLQKNNSEGSWDCTNSSCIAHTLFGMNIDEQMNCYNCHSQTRHLKYTSFFQNINANSLRTAKIMCPESSLDDLLKTVEMNHRLSCDVEAGGCGKQNYVNHILSHPPHVFTAVLGWQSTTESADDISATLAAITTDVDIGVLYCGIDKGSEHSLISMVCYYGQHYHCFAYEHDQWVMYDDQTVKVIGGWEDVITTCKRGHLQPQVLFFETVN; translated from the exons ATGGGCAACAAGAAGCGAAACCCTAGCCAGCGCCCTACCCGCCATCCTCCAGATTCTTCGGTCGCTGTGGTGGCTGATGTTTCTCTGGCTTTGTCCTCTCCTGTCTCTGATGACGGGCCACGGAGCGTCGATGCAGCTGAGTCCGCTGTCGTTAAGGTGGAGTGCGAGCGGGCGCTTACTACCCTCCACCGCGGGAACCATACTAAAGCcttaaggctgatgaaggaggctgcGGCGCGGCACGAAGGTTCTGCGCTGCTGCACCGAGTGCACGGGACTGTGGCAGCGAAGTTTGCGGCTCTGCTTGATGACCCCGGTGCGAAACTGCGGTACCTCCGTGCCGCCATCGACTCTGCTCGCCGCGCTGTCACGCTGTCGCCAACCTCAATTGAGTTCGCGCACTTCTATGCTAGTCTTCTGTTTGATGCTGCTACGGATGGATGCGGGTACGAGGAGGTTGTCCAGGAGTGCGAGCGCGCCCTTAGCATTGCTGACCCGGTTGATCCTGCTAAGGAGAGCCTTCAGGATGAGAGCCAGCAGAAGCTGCCTACGCCTGAGGCTCGGGTCGCTCACATCCGGCAGGAGCTACGGGCTCTAATTCAGAAGTCCAACATTGCCTCTATCTCGTCTTGGATGAAGAATCTTGGGAACGGGGCTTCTGGGGAGGAGAGGTTCCGGTTGATCCCTATGCGCCATATCTCTGAGGACCCCATGGAAGTTCGGTTGGTGCAGACTGCCCGCCGCCCCAATGAAATTAAGAAGGCCACCAAAACCCCAGAAGAGCGGCGTAAGGAGATTGAGGTCCGTGTTGCTGCTGCTCGCATTATCCAACAGAAGTCCAGCAACTCTCCAGTGTCCTCCCAGGAGGAGGATGGCCGCCCTGGCTCAGATTTTTCCACCTCCTCATCCAGTGCTCACCGGTTGGCAGAGCGCCGGAAATTGAACTCCAAAAAGGTCATTTCCTCTGATGATCGCATGGATCTTGTCCGAGCATATTGGAACTCGATGAGTTTTGAGAGGCAGTTGGATTTCCTAGTCGTAAACATCCCAGACCTCAAGATGCATTTTGCCTCATCGCCCAAGGACAACCTTGGAGTGGACATCCTGAATGAAGCACTGGCATTTGTGGAGTCCAGTGGTATGTGGAAGTTCTGGGCTTGTTGCCGTTGTGATGAGAAGTTCACTGACTGCCATGCCCACATCCAACACACTGCTCTGGAGCATATAAGTAACCTCTCAACCAAATTGCAATCTGTAATGCCGCGGGAAGTTGATGGAGAATGGATTGAGATGCTTCTTAATGGGAATTGGAAACCCATTGATGCTGATCTTGCTGTGAAGATGCTTAAGGAAGAACAATCGAAGCAACAATCATTAATCAAGGATGCAGACTCCGATAGTGGCTGCAAGGACAAAGAGTGTTCACCAGAGTATTGGACTGCTAAAGAGAACTCTGATTCTTCCTCTTCACCCCAGCATGGGGAGATTTCAGAGCAAGATATTCCTAATGACTTTTCTTCAGAAGGGAACTTCAGTGAGATGAATGATCTTATTGATATCTCTCGCAGATGGCCATTGTCCCATGATGCCGAAAGGACCAAGCTTCTGGGAAGAATTCAAGTCATGTTTCAGACACTCGTGAAACACAAGAGCCTGTCAGTAAGTCATATGAATAAGGTGATACAATATGCTGTTGAAGAGATCCAAGCATTTCAGTCTGGATCATTATTGCTTAACCATGCACTTGATCAGTCGCCtgtttgtatcttcttcttggaTGCTTTGCACCTTGAGAAAATACTGAAGTTCTTGAAGGAGCTTTCACAGGGGTCAGGAAGATACTCTGATAAGGACACTACTGCCAGTGATGCTGATAGCAATGAGCAGGGTACTGAAGTCCCAGATGATGTCAGTCTGAGCTTTAACTCCTGTACTCTTTCTTTGGATGGGTGTTTTTTAAGAAAGAAGCCGGATATCCATCTTGAGAATTCTGGCGTTGACGAGGCCGTCAACAGGATACCtgattcaaatatttttttgccATGGTTATTTGCTGGTCCTTCCATCTCTGAACAACTCTCATCATGGACTCGCATGCGTGAAGAGAAAGCTCGTCAAGGCTTGGAAATCCTTCAGATGCTCGAGAAAGAATTCTATCCCTTGAAAAGTCTGTGTGAAAGGAAATGTGAACATTTGAGTTATGAGGAGGCTTTGCAGGCTGTTGAAAACCTTTGTTTTGAAGAACTGAAAAGAAGGGAGCAAGGAGTGAAGTTGGCATCTCAAAGCTATGAGGCTATTTTGAGGAAGCGACAAAAAGAACTCATGGAGCGGGAGAATGATGAAATGCTGGATGGCTGCAGATTCGAATTGGAAGTTATTTCTAATGTTCTGAAGGAGGCACAAGTCTTGAATGTATCACAATTCGGGTATGATGAGGCTTTATGTAGTGCCGGTTCTCGTATGTGTGATTTGAATTGTGATGAAGGTGATGATTGGAGGGTGCATGATTACTTGCAGCAAACAGATACTTGTATAGGAATAGCAATTCAGAGGCAGAAGGAACAACTTTCTGTAGAG CTTAACAAGATTGATGCAAGGATCATGCACAATGTGAGTGGCATGCAGCGATTAGAAGTGAAGCTTGGACCTGCTTCAGCCATGGATTATCGTACTGTCATTTTGCCACTTATAAAATCTTTTATTCGG TTTCATTTGGAGGATTTGGTAGACAGAGATGCTAGAGAAAAGTCTGATGCTGCAAGAGAAGCCTTCCTAGCAGAGCTTGCACAGGATGCTAAGAAGAATGCAAACAAAGGAAATGATACCAAGCATGCACATGAGAAatcaaaggagaagaagaagaataaagatTACAGGAAAAgtaaagatcaaaag AGTGTGGGTTATATTGATCAATCCTCAGATCATCAGGATACTACTGAACAATC TGAGTCTGTTGTATATGGTGTTACCTTGGAGCATGATGTTGTTGTATCAAGTGGTGATTACCTGACACAGAAAGAAGAGGAGTTTAAACTTAGAGTGGAACTTGAGGCTGAAGAAAGGAAACTTGAGGAGACATTGGAGTATCAAAGGAGGATTGAAGATGAGACAAAGCAGAAACACTTTGCAGAACAATCTAAAGTCAATGCTGTGGCTTATCTGAACAATCAGACTGATGGAGCCTTTGTTGTTAATTCAGTGGCTAATTTGAATTATGACTCTAGGTTGCAAAATAAAACCGTACCCACTTTTGTAGAAGGTACAGAATTTGGTGAATTCCATTTTTTTGAAGCCAACATGCACTATGACAACCCTAACATGAGATTCAAACAAAGAAATAAGTCTGGCACAGCAGACCAGATTGATGTTGGACAGCAGCGCAGTATTAACGACAACAGTGAGAAATATAACGAAAGTTGCATTGACAGAATGCAAGCTTTTGATGACTATAAGGATTTCCCTTTAAAAGTGGGTTTGCAAGTTAATGGAATAGAGAAATCTGTAACCAATAGGACATTTTCCAATAGTAATAGCTTTCAAAATATTAAGAAGACAAGTAGCCAATCTCATacaaaacacaagcaag GAAGTGCAGGAACTTTGTATGATGGTTTTCTTCCTTTGGAACAATCAAAAGCTAAGCAGGTTTCCAAGCATAATATTACAAGAGAGTTGCCTGAAGGGAATGAAAGAGCTTTTCCATTTTCTAAAGAAAATCGTTTGCTTGCTCGATGTCAAAATGAAttatacaagcaagataatgctGCAG GACAAAATGAAGTGAGGTCAGCAGGACAATTTCAGGATGTGGATGAACAAAGGTTCCAAGAAGAACTTAAGCAAGCTGTGCGCGAAAGCTTGG AAGGCAATGACTATGTTGTGTCAGCTACTGAAACAGGGAGCATTTCAAGCCAGAAAGAAGTCCTTGGCACTGGTCTCAGGAATGCAGTTGGTGAATACAATTGTTTCTTGAATGTGATTATCCAG TCATTATGGCATTTAAGGCGTTTCAGAGATGAGTTCCTCAAAAAGTCATCAGTGCACGGGCATGTTGGAGATCCATGTGTTGTCTGTGCGCTTTATGATATATTTACAGATTTGAGAAATGCTTCTGAAGGTGGACTAAGTGATGCTGTTGCACCTACTTCTTTGAGAATTGCTTTGAGCAACTTATATCCTGATAGTAAATTCTTTCAAGAG GGACAGATGAATGATGCATCTGAGGTTTTATCAGTAATTTTTGATTGTTTGCATAAGTCATTTAAGGTTCATTCTGGGGATAATGATGCTGGCCTGCAAAAAAATAATTCAGAGGGATCATGGGATTGCACAAACAGTTCGTGTATTGCACACACACTCTTTGGAATGAATATAGATGAACAGATGAATTGTTACAACTGCCATTCCCAGACTAGACACCTAAAATACACTTCGTTTTTTCAGAATATCAATGCAAATTCATTACGAACAGCAAAG ATTATGTGTCCAGAAAGTTCTTTGGATGATCTTTTGAAGACTGTGGAAATGAATCACCGATTATCATGTGATGTTGAAGCTGGTGGTTGTGGAAAACAAAATTATGTGAATCATATATTGTCTCATCCGCCACATGTTTTCACAGCTG TTTTAGGATGGCAGAGTACAACTGAAAGTGCAGATGATATATCTGCAACTTTGGCAGCAATTACCACTGATGTTGATATTGGGGTTCTCTACTGCGGCATAGATAAAGGAAGTGAACATTCTCTGATTTCAATG GTTTGTTACTATGGGCAACACTATCACTGCTTTGCATATGAACATGATCAATGGGTCATGTATGATGACCAAACTGTAAAG GTGATTGGCGGTTGGGAAGATGTTATTACCACATGTAAAAGGGGGCATCTGCAGCCACAAGTTCTGTTCTTTGAGACTGTGAATTAA
- the LOC121972030 gene encoding stress-associated endoplasmic reticulum protein 2-like, with product MTISRRLADRKVAKFQKNIARRGSVPETTVKKGNDYPVGPIVLGFFIFVVIGSSLFQIIRTATSAGMA from the exons ATG ACGATTTCAAGACGCCTTGCTGACAGGAAGGTTGCAAAGTTTCAGAAAAATATAGCAAGGAGAGGATCTGTACCTGAGACAACAGTGAAGAAGGGAAATGATTATCCTGTTGGGCCTATCGTCCTGGGATTCTTTATCTTTGTTGTCATAGGATCAT CTCTATTTCAGATTATTAGGACTGCCACTAGTGCAGGGATGGCATAG